A single genomic interval of Spirosoma linguale DSM 74 harbors:
- a CDS encoding histidine kinase (PFAM: ATP-binding region ATPase domain protein; response regulator receiver; Two component regulator three Y domain protein; Two component regulator propeller; histidine kinase A domain protein; helix-turn-helix- domain containing protein AraC type~SMART: ATP-binding region ATPase domain protein; response regulator receiver; Helix-turn-helix, AraC domain; histidine kinase A domain protein~KEGG: sdn:Sden_1699 ATP-binding region, ATPase-like protein), translated as MMKWVFLNVCCFWCIFLISPACLAQREPDQFQFQHITVDEGLSHSDAMCVTQDKGGFIWIGTNKGINRYDGYSLKKYELPINDQDGISSNRIRALEIDRQGMLWVGVERSGVFWYDPAHDRFVSIRERAGAANFGPYLHQLTHTNVHAIRADQQNRIWVATQHYGVFVLQTDGQGKLSDIRQIAITNRSKAEPLVNKLAVDHRGRVWIGTLGEGLWVFDGNGSLRSKAPLRASPVPAFSETNIRALHLDIRGDLWIGTDSQIFWLSRQGLSNSPGIPPQPLQRTFAAIENLFLDSSKRLWISTNYGLLLMSAGTEKEMRPPVDERAIRTFLPLDTDPASINSVRVHDLLEDRFHNLWLATSAGGLNRLQLRPKPFGQIRRQMVGQTTPANNYINTIWKDEKNNQLWMGTRNGFASYDLSRKTYRNYLNRALSGDVNGIDVATLFQATDGTLWIGTRYYGLYTLKGPAGAVPNRLPAVSGMPDLSNTSIESIVEDRHGTIWVATFSAGIHQFTRQGQYLKTYDTLHHALPTHQFTTLLYETETDVLWASTRDAGVLKIQISPTGLHLLNQFKHEPHNPNSLQTNYAWPLLKDRQGTLWIGTIGGGLHRLTKNAAGKEVIDRYSRWVPETDVESLLTDEAGNLWIGGAGLYKFNPASKRLFHYDVTDGLQSNSFKVGAAYRAADGTLYVGGTNGITYFQPRTLTPNPYPPLVQVTELRVLNQPVGIGDTLNGRVLLEKPYTEPQTIRLEASENDFSIAFVGLNYANPQKQQYMYRLVGYNDDWVRAAPGQRTANFANLPAGDYTFMVKASNDDGIWSVEPASLQFTILPPWWRTWWAYLLYAAAVVGVFWFYQRNELAKQELKNRLALEQYKVEKEKEVTDTKLRFFTNVSHELRTPLTLILGPLEELASAGSGPLYQAKDKVMLMHQQTRKLLDLVNQLMDFRKVEAGHVTLRASQGNMMAFLMEIVLIFKLKAEELQLDYAMEAPATDINMYFDRGKVEIILTNLLSNAFKFTPEGGKIRVLVSVIGSPSEPAVFHGNRLHTNYLELVVRDWGVGMNSDEVDKIFDPYYQASHTETMRMTGTGIGLSLVKQFVEAHRGEVSVQSAPGAGTTFTLRLPFGKDHLSPEAIRDDAPYTDGPLLLTGDTSEVAPMARPQASDPPVRSGRVLLVEDNDELRQYVQQLLAPTFEVSLAVDGLDGWEKTLDLLPDLVVSDVMMPRSNGLELCRKIKQHPKTMHIPVVLLTARAAAVHELEGLETGADEYMAKPFNPRLLYTKIAVMLQSRHRLKEYYQRQILLKPTDIVIPNEEKQLLEKAMAIVESHLADADFSVPVLVREMGMSQSAFYRQIKTMTGQSAVEFIRDVRMKRAAQLLSTTTMRVSEIANQVGFDDLKHFRKTFQSLYTLSPSDYARQHRQGAIN; from the coding sequence ATGATGAAGTGGGTTTTTCTCAACGTTTGTTGTTTTTGGTGCATTTTTCTGATTTCCCCGGCCTGTTTGGCGCAACGGGAGCCGGACCAGTTTCAGTTTCAGCATATTACCGTCGATGAAGGCTTGTCGCACAGCGATGCCATGTGCGTTACGCAGGACAAAGGCGGATTTATCTGGATAGGGACTAACAAAGGCATTAACCGGTACGACGGCTACAGCCTGAAAAAATACGAACTGCCCATCAATGATCAGGACGGCATTTCCAGCAACCGGATACGGGCACTCGAAATAGACCGGCAGGGAATGTTGTGGGTAGGGGTGGAGCGGTCGGGCGTGTTCTGGTACGACCCCGCCCATGACCGATTCGTGAGTATTCGCGAACGGGCCGGTGCCGCTAACTTTGGCCCGTATCTTCACCAACTGACCCATACCAACGTACACGCTATACGGGCCGATCAACAGAACCGCATCTGGGTGGCTACCCAACATTATGGGGTTTTTGTGCTGCAAACCGATGGGCAAGGCAAACTCAGTGATATCCGGCAGATCGCGATTACCAACCGCTCGAAAGCCGAGCCGCTCGTCAATAAACTGGCGGTCGACCACCGCGGCCGAGTCTGGATCGGCACCCTGGGCGAAGGACTCTGGGTCTTTGACGGAAACGGATCACTTCGGTCGAAAGCACCGTTGCGGGCGAGTCCGGTGCCCGCATTTTCGGAAACCAACATCAGAGCCCTGCACCTCGATATCCGGGGCGACTTATGGATTGGAACCGACAGTCAGATTTTCTGGCTAAGCCGCCAGGGGCTATCCAATTCTCCCGGCATACCGCCCCAACCCCTGCAAAGAACGTTTGCGGCTATCGAAAACCTATTTCTGGACTCCTCGAAGCGGTTATGGATCAGTACCAATTACGGGTTACTGCTCATGAGTGCCGGAACGGAAAAGGAGATGAGACCTCCCGTTGATGAGCGGGCGATCCGGACGTTTCTGCCGCTGGATACCGACCCCGCCAGTATCAACTCCGTTCGGGTACACGACCTGTTGGAAGATCGGTTTCATAACCTTTGGCTGGCCACATCGGCCGGGGGGCTGAACCGGCTTCAACTGCGGCCAAAGCCATTTGGGCAAATCCGGCGGCAAATGGTGGGGCAAACGACCCCCGCCAACAATTACATCAACACCATCTGGAAAGACGAAAAAAATAACCAGCTCTGGATGGGTACGCGAAATGGCTTTGCCAGCTATGATCTCAGCCGAAAAACCTACCGGAATTACCTCAACCGTGCCCTCTCCGGTGATGTCAACGGGATCGACGTGGCTACGCTGTTTCAGGCAACCGACGGTACCCTCTGGATTGGCACCCGCTATTATGGGTTGTATACGCTGAAGGGTCCGGCGGGGGCTGTGCCCAACCGGTTGCCCGCAGTTTCGGGTATGCCGGATCTGAGTAATACCAGCATTGAGAGTATTGTCGAAGATCGACACGGGACCATTTGGGTCGCCACGTTCAGCGCGGGAATACACCAGTTTACCCGACAGGGGCAGTATCTTAAAACCTACGATACACTTCACCACGCCTTACCCACTCACCAGTTTACGACCCTGCTATATGAGACAGAAACCGATGTTTTATGGGCCAGTACACGAGATGCCGGTGTACTGAAAATACAGATTTCGCCAACGGGCCTGCACCTGCTCAACCAGTTTAAACACGAACCCCACAACCCCAACAGCCTGCAAACCAATTATGCCTGGCCGCTGCTCAAAGACCGGCAGGGAACACTTTGGATTGGCACCATTGGCGGGGGATTGCACCGGCTTACGAAGAATGCCGCCGGTAAAGAGGTGATAGACCGGTATAGCCGGTGGGTGCCCGAAACGGATGTGGAAAGTCTGTTGACGGATGAGGCCGGGAACCTCTGGATTGGTGGTGCCGGACTGTACAAATTCAACCCGGCCAGTAAACGGCTGTTTCATTACGACGTAACGGACGGGCTGCAAAGTAATTCGTTTAAAGTAGGGGCGGCTTATCGAGCGGCCGATGGCACTTTGTACGTTGGCGGCACCAATGGCATCACCTATTTTCAACCCCGTACGCTGACCCCTAATCCGTACCCGCCCCTGGTGCAGGTTACGGAGCTACGCGTTCTGAACCAGCCCGTAGGTATTGGCGATACGCTGAACGGGCGAGTTTTACTGGAAAAGCCCTACACCGAACCGCAAACGATTCGGCTGGAAGCGTCGGAAAATGATTTTTCCATCGCGTTTGTCGGCCTGAACTATGCCAATCCGCAGAAACAGCAGTATATGTACCGACTGGTTGGGTATAACGACGATTGGGTACGGGCCGCACCCGGTCAGCGGACTGCCAACTTCGCCAACCTCCCGGCGGGTGACTACACGTTTATGGTGAAAGCCAGTAACGACGACGGCATATGGTCGGTCGAACCGGCCTCGCTGCAATTCACGATTCTGCCGCCCTGGTGGCGTACCTGGTGGGCCTATTTGCTGTACGCTGCCGCCGTTGTCGGGGTGTTCTGGTTCTACCAGCGCAACGAACTGGCCAAGCAGGAACTGAAAAATCGGCTGGCGCTGGAGCAGTACAAAGTCGAAAAGGAAAAGGAAGTGACCGATACCAAACTGCGGTTTTTCACTAATGTATCGCACGAACTTCGCACCCCGCTTACGCTGATTCTGGGACCACTGGAAGAACTGGCTTCGGCGGGGAGCGGCCCCTTATACCAGGCCAAAGACAAAGTTATGCTCATGCACCAGCAAACCCGAAAACTGCTGGATCTGGTCAACCAGCTGATGGATTTTCGGAAGGTCGAAGCGGGCCATGTTACGTTGCGGGCCAGTCAGGGAAACATGATGGCGTTCCTGATGGAGATCGTTTTGATCTTCAAACTCAAAGCCGAAGAGCTGCAACTGGACTATGCCATGGAAGCCCCGGCAACGGACATAAACATGTACTTCGACCGTGGTAAAGTTGAAATAATTCTGACTAACCTGCTGTCCAACGCCTTTAAGTTCACGCCGGAAGGTGGCAAAATCAGGGTGCTCGTGTCCGTAATCGGCTCACCATCGGAACCGGCCGTTTTTCACGGAAACAGGCTGCATACGAATTACCTCGAGCTGGTTGTCCGCGATTGGGGTGTGGGCATGAACTCCGATGAAGTCGATAAAATATTTGACCCGTACTATCAGGCATCGCATACCGAAACGATGCGCATGACGGGTACGGGTATTGGCCTGTCGCTGGTAAAGCAGTTCGTCGAAGCGCACAGAGGGGAGGTAAGCGTGCAAAGTGCCCCCGGTGCGGGTACGACGTTCACCCTGCGTTTGCCCTTCGGCAAGGACCATTTATCGCCGGAAGCTATCCGTGACGACGCGCCCTATACCGACGGGCCGCTGCTCCTCACCGGCGATACCTCGGAGGTTGCCCCGATGGCCCGGCCCCAGGCGTCTGACCCGCCGGTTCGCTCGGGCCGGGTGCTGCTGGTGGAAGATAACGATGAACTTCGGCAGTATGTACAGCAACTGCTGGCTCCCACGTTTGAGGTCTCTTTGGCCGTCGATGGTCTGGATGGTTGGGAAAAAACGCTCGACCTCCTGCCCGACCTGGTCGTGAGCGACGTCATGATGCCCCGCAGCAACGGGCTGGAACTGTGCCGGAAAATCAAGCAGCACCCCAAAACCATGCACATTCCGGTGGTGTTGTTAACGGCCCGGGCGGCTGCGGTGCATGAACTGGAAGGGCTGGAAACGGGCGCTGATGAGTACATGGCCAAGCCGTTCAACCCCCGGCTCCTGTACACCAAAATAGCCGTGATGCTACAGAGCCGCCATCGGCTGAAAGAGTATTACCAGCGTCAGATTCTGCTCAAACCCACCGACATCGTTATTCCCAACGAAGAAAAACAGCTACTGGAAAAGGCCATGGCCATTGTTGAATCTCATTTGGCCGATGCCGACTTCAGCGTGCCCGTTCTGGTGCGGGAGATGGGCATGAGCCAGTCGGCTTTCTACCGGCAAATCAAAACCATGACGGGGCAGTCGGCGGTTGAATTTATCCGGGATGTACGGATGAAGCGGGCGGCTCAACTGCTGTCGACAACAACGATGCGCGTTTCGGAAATTGCCAATCAGGTGGGGTTCGACGATCTGAAGCATTTCCGCAAAACCTTCCAGAGTCTATACACCCTTTCGCCCTCGGATTATGCCCGGCAGCACCGGCAGGGGGCGATCAATTAA
- a CDS encoding hypothetical protein (KEGG: hypothetical protein) produces MRFLITLLLLGLGQGLYAQIITYDYQSSTYKSKKARCVHQGATIGYRIINLNTFAQKVLINGRMISFSTNRPTELATLFRIKSDDEQTEADKKLADTRKEITKMVDVKKDANEKLAVASDAKEKQTAASKARKASIMEEVGLLDLLVVACNDYYAKANEAKNILKVQKLLAATMTDGTHYTESKMEQALRDRKITAATINDLDKTFDAFEDAYEKANEQYTKAFNAAIDAGDKSHAAQIKDAQEKVRDNYEALEKQYGDALMNTNDFFLKALDSANYVFTSTDRIFVQDDIDELEFYVQVGGITEDLSGKTPFKKTLRVKGGLKIDYSVGPVFKFISDDKFYLSGDTLKQRDKVKFAETVTPGIASMMHVYKRTCNSLAVGGMFGINADLKELTDVNLGFLFGGSAILGRSQKVIFSTGISYSNVNRLKTKEYTVGTVYKDLKIESVTERVLRPSFFVSVSLAISKRNVVKVN; encoded by the coding sequence ATGAGGTTTTTAATTACCCTCCTGCTCCTCGGGCTGGGCCAGGGCCTCTATGCCCAGATAATTACGTATGATTATCAATCGAGCACGTACAAATCCAAAAAGGCACGTTGTGTACATCAGGGGGCTACCATCGGCTACCGGATTATCAACCTTAACACCTTCGCTCAAAAGGTGCTGATAAACGGCAGGATGATTAGCTTCTCGACTAACAGACCCACAGAATTAGCCACGCTATTTAGAATCAAGTCGGATGATGAACAGACCGAGGCTGACAAAAAACTGGCCGACACCCGGAAAGAAATAACAAAAATGGTTGATGTAAAAAAAGACGCCAATGAAAAGCTGGCTGTCGCATCAGATGCTAAAGAAAAGCAGACTGCCGCATCAAAAGCCAGGAAAGCATCCATTATGGAAGAAGTAGGGCTGTTGGATTTGCTGGTTGTTGCCTGTAACGATTACTACGCGAAGGCTAATGAAGCCAAAAACATCCTAAAGGTCCAGAAACTGCTGGCTGCAACTATGACCGATGGCACCCATTATACCGAGAGCAAGATGGAGCAGGCGTTAAGAGACCGAAAGATAACTGCGGCAACAATTAACGACCTCGACAAGACGTTTGATGCGTTTGAGGATGCCTACGAAAAGGCTAATGAGCAGTATACAAAAGCATTCAATGCCGCCATCGACGCCGGAGATAAATCCCATGCTGCCCAAATTAAAGATGCCCAAGAGAAGGTTCGGGATAATTATGAAGCGCTCGAAAAACAGTATGGCGATGCACTCATGAATACTAATGACTTTTTCCTCAAAGCCCTGGATTCAGCCAATTACGTGTTTACATCGACGGATCGGATTTTTGTACAGGATGACATAGACGAACTGGAGTTTTATGTTCAGGTTGGGGGTATTACCGAAGATCTCAGTGGCAAAACCCCATTCAAGAAAACACTCCGCGTTAAAGGTGGGCTGAAAATAGATTATAGCGTAGGCCCTGTCTTCAAATTCATTTCGGACGACAAATTCTACCTAAGCGGGGATACATTAAAGCAACGGGATAAAGTCAAGTTCGCTGAAACCGTCACCCCGGGTATTGCGTCTATGATGCACGTATATAAGCGAACCTGTAATTCACTTGCCGTTGGCGGGATGTTTGGTATCAACGCTGACCTTAAAGAACTTACGGACGTTAACCTTGGCTTTTTGTTTGGCGGCTCCGCCATTCTGGGCCGGTCACAGAAAGTTATCTTCTCGACAGGAATAAGCTACTCGAATGTAAATCGACTAAAAACCAAAGAATACACGGTTGGCACAGTGTATAAAGACCTAAAGATTGAAAGCGTTACTGAACGCGTTTTACGCCCTTCCTTTTTTGTGTCTGTTTCGCTGGCTATCTCCAAACGCAATGTGGTAAAGGTTAATTGA
- a CDS encoding iron-dependent peroxidase-like protein (KEGG: hypothetical protein) yields MTVLLDPQSLAIRPLLDGIQGNILKSHGRHHTANIFIRCYDGQQTSAKAWLKSLVEGEDAIIQSGYAQLRTNVLWKEERVDTGLFACIHISAAGYDYLFGSNKRALFDDVAFQNGMKQSPLNDPAPETWDSGLAVDNHFMLLLAHANPESLTESIHTIVQPIESFAEITALEKGDALLNKEKAGIEHFGYVDGISQPLFFTDEWETYVKNNNIKDEADIRFDPRAAKELVLVQDPFLPNDSNALGSYFVFRKLEQNVKGFKLAEENLAAELGLEGEDKERAGAMLVGRFEDGTPVELSDEAGLINSAVLNNFDYNLIEGSKCPFHGHIRKTNPRSSMPAGSGGMEEAKKHSMARRGIPFGKRTDDPNDGHISNKPEGCVGLLFMSYQNSITTQFELIQSQWANNQRFPHTTSGHINHDGIDSIIGQALAQSPDEQNPRGDGAYAAEWGNSLTQQRASFAQFVHLKGGEYFFAPSMSFLKRIDKL; encoded by the coding sequence ATGACTGTTTTACTAGATCCCCAGTCTTTAGCCATTCGCCCCCTGCTCGACGGTATTCAGGGCAACATTCTGAAATCGCATGGCCGCCATCATACGGCCAATATCTTTATTCGCTGTTATGACGGACAGCAAACCAGTGCTAAAGCCTGGCTCAAAAGTCTGGTCGAGGGTGAAGACGCTATCATACAGTCTGGGTACGCCCAATTGCGAACGAACGTACTTTGGAAAGAAGAGCGAGTTGATACGGGGCTCTTCGCCTGTATCCACATCAGTGCTGCTGGCTATGACTACCTGTTTGGATCAAACAAAAGGGCCCTTTTTGATGATGTTGCCTTTCAGAACGGTATGAAGCAATCGCCCCTTAATGACCCAGCCCCTGAAACGTGGGACAGCGGGCTAGCCGTAGATAATCACTTTATGTTGCTGCTGGCCCATGCTAATCCGGAGTCTCTCACAGAGTCTATCCATACTATTGTTCAGCCAATCGAATCGTTTGCCGAGATCACGGCCCTTGAAAAAGGAGATGCGCTGCTCAACAAAGAAAAAGCTGGCATAGAACACTTTGGCTATGTAGACGGTATTTCGCAGCCTTTATTCTTTACAGATGAATGGGAGACATATGTAAAAAATAACAACATCAAGGATGAAGCCGACATCAGATTCGACCCTCGTGCGGCTAAAGAACTGGTATTAGTGCAGGACCCATTCCTACCCAACGACTCTAATGCATTGGGGAGCTACTTCGTATTCCGAAAACTGGAGCAAAATGTAAAAGGATTCAAATTGGCTGAGGAAAATTTAGCAGCTGAGCTAGGCCTGGAAGGTGAAGACAAAGAAAGAGCCGGAGCTATGCTGGTCGGCAGATTTGAGGATGGCACCCCGGTTGAGCTGAGTGATGAAGCCGGTTTGATTAATAGCGCTGTGCTGAATAACTTTGACTACAACCTTATCGAGGGCTCCAAATGCCCCTTCCACGGCCATATTCGTAAAACAAACCCCCGCTCCAGTATGCCCGCTGGCAGTGGCGGGATGGAGGAGGCTAAAAAGCATAGTATGGCCCGGCGTGGCATACCTTTCGGCAAGCGCACTGACGACCCGAACGACGGACATATTTCCAACAAACCCGAAGGGTGTGTGGGACTGCTGTTCATGAGCTATCAGAATAGCATCACCACGCAATTTGAGCTCATTCAGAGCCAGTGGGCCAATAATCAACGGTTTCCGCACACGACCTCCGGCCACATTAACCACGACGGCATCGATTCAATAATTGGCCAGGCATTGGCCCAAAGTCCAGACGAACAGAATCCGCGAGGAGACGGAGCATACGCAGCTGAATGGGGGAACTCATTAACACAGCAACGTGCTTCATTCGCTCAATTTGTCCATCTAAAAGGGGGTGAGTACTTCTTTGCGCCCAGCATGAGTTTTCTGAAACGTATCGACAAACTCTAG
- a CDS encoding histidine kinase (PFAM: ATP-binding region ATPase domain protein; histidine kinase dimerisation and phosphoacceptor region; TPR repeat-containing protein~SMART: ATP-binding region ATPase domain protein; Tetratricopeptide repeat~KEGG: sfu:Sfum_1869 response regulator receiver sensor signal transduction histidine kinase): MKKLLLFLCLLAQTGFAQIPRLDSLKQVLTRLQKLPEDYTNDTITYNTLKAIMTGYVDVDIDSSFQYNTRMIRLCQKANLHKELIYAYQYAGYIYQLRGDYDQTIRFHYKALPLAEKLKQYTRMAKSLGALAHAYMSLEQYEKAIKLCRQGLNVLRQHPDTTIQLSILNTFGAIYRGQGKFAEALQANQIMYELAHKKHIRWFEAQGLHTIGWDYMELGDTIKPLDYFTKALVLAREVGSADLEKSILIHIGDVFASQKKWSQALAYYNMVKQTAIRLKNSSIVAEANEKLYSTFKQMGEPAKALNAYEEFVFLKDSLATETNEQQIETLQALYENEQKKNLLQKQAAQQKLQKLQMDQYAQIQNGLFLGIVAILLGAMLLFRNNRQLQAKNQKIDQQRTLLETAREQLADINKTLEIRVAERTEELLSANRELVRKNEEIKSALFKGQTIERKRVALELHDNLSSLLSAVNMSIQAINPQNLSNAEQSVYRNVKQLIQNAYSEVRNISHNILPAGLEQEGLVATLTTLVGQLNQNSPLQFSLLINGLTARLPVEIEFNVYSIVFELINNAIRHANATQVIISLVRTDQGIDISVADDGIGMGQFSTKRGVGLQNIQTRLDSLGGTFDTNLPVEKGTCICIKIPIEMVSFNGNAALG; encoded by the coding sequence ATGAAGAAGCTGCTACTTTTTTTGTGCTTACTGGCGCAAACAGGGTTTGCTCAGATACCCAGGCTCGATAGCCTTAAGCAGGTGTTGACCAGGCTACAGAAATTACCTGAAGACTACACAAACGATACTATCACCTACAACACCTTAAAAGCCATCATGACCGGCTATGTGGACGTGGACATTGATTCGTCATTCCAGTATAACACGCGCATGATCAGGCTTTGCCAGAAGGCGAATCTTCATAAAGAACTTATCTACGCTTATCAGTACGCCGGTTATATTTACCAGTTACGGGGCGACTACGATCAAACCATTCGGTTTCACTACAAAGCCTTACCGCTGGCCGAAAAGCTGAAGCAGTACACCCGTATGGCAAAATCGTTGGGCGCGTTGGCCCACGCCTACATGAGCCTTGAGCAATATGAAAAGGCAATAAAACTTTGTCGGCAGGGGCTGAATGTGCTTCGGCAGCATCCCGACACCACCATACAACTGTCGATCCTGAACACGTTTGGCGCCATTTATCGGGGGCAGGGAAAGTTTGCTGAAGCCTTACAGGCGAATCAGATAATGTATGAATTGGCCCACAAGAAACATATCCGCTGGTTTGAAGCACAGGGACTGCATACAATCGGGTGGGATTATATGGAACTGGGCGATACCATAAAACCGCTGGACTATTTTACAAAAGCGCTGGTTCTGGCGCGTGAAGTGGGGAGTGCCGATCTGGAAAAAAGCATTTTGATTCACATTGGCGATGTCTTCGCCAGTCAAAAAAAATGGTCTCAGGCGCTGGCCTATTACAACATGGTTAAACAAACGGCTATTCGGCTGAAAAACAGCAGTATCGTTGCCGAAGCCAACGAGAAGCTGTATAGCACATTCAAACAGATGGGCGAACCGGCAAAGGCGTTAAACGCTTATGAGGAGTTCGTTTTTCTGAAAGACAGTCTGGCCACAGAAACCAACGAACAGCAAATCGAGACGTTGCAGGCCTTGTACGAGAACGAGCAGAAAAAGAACCTGTTGCAGAAACAGGCGGCCCAGCAGAAGTTGCAAAAATTGCAGATGGACCAGTACGCCCAGATTCAGAATGGATTGTTTCTCGGAATTGTAGCCATCCTGCTCGGGGCCATGCTTCTCTTTCGCAACAACAGACAACTACAGGCGAAGAACCAGAAAATCGATCAGCAGCGAACGCTCCTCGAAACCGCCCGCGAACAACTGGCCGACATTAATAAAACGCTGGAAATACGCGTAGCCGAGCGCACCGAAGAGCTGCTATCGGCAAACCGTGAGCTGGTCCGGAAAAACGAAGAGATAAAATCGGCTCTCTTTAAAGGGCAGACTATTGAACGAAAACGGGTGGCCCTCGAACTGCACGATAACCTGAGCAGTTTGCTGAGTGCGGTAAATATGAGCATCCAGGCCATCAATCCGCAAAACTTATCCAACGCCGAGCAGTCGGTCTATCGCAACGTTAAACAGCTCATCCAGAACGCTTATTCGGAAGTGCGGAACATCTCGCACAACATCTTGCCGGCCGGGCTTGAGCAGGAGGGACTGGTTGCTACGCTGACGACGCTGGTTGGGCAATTGAATCAAAATTCACCGCTCCAGTTTTCGCTCCTGATAAACGGGCTGACGGCACGGCTTCCGGTAGAAATCGAATTCAATGTGTACAGCATTGTTTTTGAGTTGATTAACAACGCTATCCGCCATGCCAACGCTACCCAGGTTATAATCAGTCTGGTCAGAACAGATCAGGGCATTGATATATCGGTAGCGGACGATGGCATTGGTATGGGGCAATTTTCAACCAAACGTGGTGTGGGGCTGCAAAATATCCAGACCCGGCTGGATTCACTGGGCGGCACGTTCGACACCAATCTGCCTGTTGAAAAAGGAACCTGTATCTGCATAAAAATTCCCATTGAAATGGTCAGTTTCAATGGGAATGCTGCGTTGGGATGA
- a CDS encoding two component transcriptional regulator, LuxR family (PFAM: response regulator receiver; regulatory protein LuxR~SMART: response regulator receiver; regulatory protein LuxR~KEGG: dat:HRM2_24220 TRAP-type C4-dicarboxylate transporter, periplasmic solute-binding protein), which translates to MRILVAEDHRILLDSIAMLLASIDGVEVVSKHTNGQQVLTALEIEPDINLVVSDVQMPVMGGIELTIQLRQRFPQVKICLLTVADQPEAIKEAIRAGADGYVLKSAERSELETALRTISKGNKFYSEQVMLQLANEVGIEVIPDLDKPQKITISKRELDVLKLIAQEFSGTQIAEKLFISPTTVETHRKHLMQKLGVQTTIGLVKYAIKFNLV; encoded by the coding sequence ATGCGCATTCTCGTTGCTGAAGACCACCGAATTCTGCTGGACAGTATTGCCATGCTCCTCGCGAGTATCGACGGGGTTGAGGTCGTGTCGAAACATACCAATGGCCAGCAGGTGTTGACGGCCCTGGAAATTGAGCCCGATATAAACCTGGTCGTTTCGGACGTACAAATGCCGGTGATGGGTGGTATTGAACTGACCATCCAGCTACGCCAGCGTTTTCCCCAGGTAAAAATATGCCTGCTTACAGTAGCTGACCAGCCTGAAGCCATTAAAGAGGCAATCCGTGCGGGGGCCGATGGCTACGTCCTGAAAAGCGCCGAGCGGTCGGAGCTGGAAACAGCCCTGCGTACCATCAGCAAAGGCAACAAGTTTTACAGTGAACAGGTAATGCTCCAACTGGCCAATGAAGTCGGTATTGAAGTAATTCCTGACCTGGATAAACCCCAGAAGATAACCATCTCAAAACGCGAACTGGACGTGCTGAAACTGATTGCGCAGGAGTTTTCGGGAACGCAGATCGCGGAGAAGTTATTCATCAGCCCTACCACCGTAGAAACGCACCGCAAACACCTGATGCAGAAACTGGGTGTTCAGACGACTATCGGGCTGGTAAAGTATGCCATTAAATTCAACCTCGTTTAA